In Tachysurus fulvidraco isolate hzauxx_2018 chromosome 1, HZAU_PFXX_2.0, whole genome shotgun sequence, a single window of DNA contains:
- the LOC113636628 gene encoding zinc finger protein 239-like isoform X2, translating into MSGRARGQSRGRETGARGAQPPLPQKEAQAVWPPPPERELQGRGRQKSAPVAAAEGEKPYHCSVCGKSFTQQSSLQAHQRIHTGVRPYHCSECGKSFITQSKLQTHQRIHTGVRPYHCSECGKSFTQQSTFQAHQRIHTGVRPYHCSECGKSFTQQSNLQTHQRIHTGVRPYHCSECGKSFITQSNLRVHQRIHTGVRPYHCSECGKSFITQHDLQTHQRIHTGVRPYHCSECGKSFTQQSSLQAHERIHSGVRPYYCSECGKSFITQSKLQIHQRIHTGVRPCYCSECGKSFIKQSDLQTHQRIHTGVRPYHCSECGKSFTEQSSLQRHQRIHTGVRPYYCSECGTCFTQQSSLQRHQRIHTAHTKD; encoded by the exons GGGCCCGAGGCGCG CAACCACCTCTGCCTCAGAAGGAAGCTCAAGCCGTGTGGCCACCACCGCCTGAGAGAGAGCTCCAAGGGAGGGGAAGACAGAAATCTGCCCCCGTGGCGGCGGCAGAAG GAGAAAAGCCGTATCACTGCTCGgtgtgtgggaagagttttacgcaGCAGAGTAGTCTCCAAgcacaccagcgcattcatacaggagtgaggccatatcactgctcggagtgtgggaagagttttattacgCAAAgtaaactccaaacacaccagcgcattcatacaggagtgagaccgtatcactgctcggagtgtgggaagagttttacgcaGCAGAGTACTTTTCAAgcacaccagcgcattcatacaggagtgagaccaTATCACTGctcagagtgtgggaagagttttacgcaGCAGAGTAatctccaaacacaccagcgcattcacacaggagtgAGGCCatatcactgctcggagtgtgggaagagttttattacacaaagtaaTCTCCGAGtccaccagcgcattcatacaggggtgagaccgtatcactgctcggagtgtgggaagagttttattacacaacatgatctccaaacacaccagcgcattcatacaggagtgagaccgtatcactgctcggagtgcGGGAAGAGTTTTACGCAGCAGAGTAGTCTCCAAGCACACGAGCGCATTCATTCAGGAGTGAGACCGTATTACTGctcagagtgtgggaagagttttattacacaaagtaaactccaaatacaccagcgcattcatacaggagtgagaccaTGTTACTGctcagagtgtgggaagagttttattaaacaaagtgatctccaaacacaccagcgcattcatactgGAGTGAGACCatatcactgctcggagtgtgggaagagttttacggAGCAGAGTAGTCTCCAaagacaccagcgcattcatacaggagtgagaccgtattactgctcggagtgtgggacgTGTTTTACGCAGCAGAGTAGTCTCCAaagacaccagcgcattcatacagcaCATACAAAAGATTGA